Below is a genomic region from Pirellulales bacterium.
TCCAAGATCGGCAGCAAATCGGAAAAAATGATGGCGGCATCGACACCCAAGCGGCGGACGGCGGTGACCATCACTTCGGCACACAGCGCGGGGTTTTTGCACAGTTCCAGAAAACCGACTTTCTCCCGCACCGCTCGATATTCCGGCATGTAACGGCCCGCCTGCCGCATGAGCCAAATGGGCGTGTGCGGCACCGGTTCGCGCCGGCAAGCTTTGAGAAACAGACTGTCGTAAACCGGGTCGGCCGGATCAAGCGCGGCCGGTTTCATTTGGTCGGCCAATTGGCTAGGCAAAGGCTGCCGAGAATCGGGCGTGAGGCCGGGAGATTTTGCTTCCGCGGGAACGACGGAGGCCAGCCAGCGCTTTTTCGCCAGCACTTTGGCCGCTTCTGCAGCGGCGGCGGCGACCAAATCTTCCATCGTGGGCTGATTGGGCTGTACGTCGACCGGCAGATCGTTTTGCCGCAGTGTGGCGGTGGTATCGGGCCCGATGGAAGCGATCACGGCCCCGCGCAGGCCCTGTCGCAATTGGTCTGCTAGCCCAGTACGCTGGGCCAAGTGCAGCACGTTGATGATTTGATGGCTGGAAGTGAATAGCACTACTTCAATTTGACCATCGGCAATTTGCCGCAGCGCGGCTGACAATGCGGCGGTATCTTCCGGCAATTCCCAATGGTATAGCCGGAGATTGATGACCGTGGCGCCCCGTGCTTCCAGGCCAGCCAATAAACTGGCATTGGGCTGGCCATATTCTTGCAGGCCGACGGTTTGATTCGCCAGCGGCACAGCCCGATCGACCACCTGTAAAATTTCGCGCCAAGTGTGCGGCGCAGGAGTTTGGTGGCGCGGTTCAATGCCCAATTCACGCAACGCGGCAACGGGTTTGGGACCCCGGGCAATGGTCATGGCATCGGAAACTGCCGATAGAAAACGGCTGCGGTCGACGTGCCGCTGAATTTGCTCCACCAGCCGTCGCACGCCGGCGCCGGTGGTGAAAATCAGGGCATCGACCTGGCCGGTCATGACACGATTGGCAAAATCGACCGCTTCCGGATTACGGGGAATCGCCACTTCGCGCATGGCGGGAGCCACGATGGGTTGGCCACGATACTGGCGGATCAAATCGGCCAGCTCGGCGCTGCGGCGACTCTCGAAGGCAGCGACACGCAAATTGGCGAAGGTAGCAGACGGTTCTGGCATACCGTCATGCTAATCGGCCAGCCTGACAGACGATAGGCGGTAAGCGGAAATCGGGTTTTGCGAACCACCGTCAAACGACAGCAGCTACGACGTAAGAATGATCACGAAGTGAGAATTCTCCGCGCATAAAAAAACTCTGCCCGGCGTTTTCACACCGGGCAGAGCGTTAAAATCAATCGAAACGTAAGCCGCACTTAGTTCGTACGGACATACTGGCTGGCCTGGACGACGCGATGCGTTCCGGGGATCGCAGCCGAAGGATCGGCCATGGGAGCCGGAGGCATGGGAGCGGCATCGGTGCCGGTGGCAGCGGCCGGAGCCGGAGCCGGAGCGGCAGGAGCAGCAGCCGGAGCGCTACCGCTGCAACCACATGAAGGAGCGGATTCGCAACCGCAGCCCTTCTCGCAGCCGCAAGACGATTCGCAACCACAGCTCTTCTCGCAACCGCAGCTGGAGCAAGTGTTGCAGCAGCTATTGCAGCAGTGATGGCACTTGTGGCAGCTGAACAGGTCTAATAGGCAGCAGTAGTTGGCTGGGCCACAGCAATGGCATTCGCAGCTCTTCTCGCAGAAGCTCTTGTGGCAGCAGCTATTGCAGCAGCTGGAGCAACCGCAGGACGATTCGCAACCGCAGGACTTTTCGCAGCCGCAGCTGGAGCAAGCCGGAGCGGCACAGCAGGACTTTTCACAGCCGCAAGACTTTTCGCAACCGCAGGACTTCTCACAGCCACAGCTGGCGCAAGCCGGAGCACTGCTGCAGGCAGGGGCACTGCTGCAAGCAGGAGCCGATTCGCAACCGCAGGACTTTTCGCAGCCACAGCTCTTTTCGCAGCCGCAGCTACTGCAGCTGTTGCAGGTTTTGCAGCAGCTATTGCAGCAATGGTGGCAATCGAACAGACTGCAGAAACCACCGAACAAATCGCAGCCACAGCTCTTGTGGCAGCAGTTGTTGCAGCAGCTATTGCAACCGCAGGACTTTTCGCAACCGCAGCTCTTTTCGCAACCGCAGGACTTCTCACAGCCACAGCTGGCGCAAGCCGGAGCGCTGCTGCAGGCAGGCGCACTGCTGCAAGCAGGAGCCGATTCGCAACCGCAGGACTTTTCGCAGCCACAGCTCGAGCAAGCCGGGGCGGCACAACAGGACTTTTCGCAGCCACAAGACTGTTCGCAACCGCAAGATTTTTCACAGCCACAAGCGTGATCTGCGGCACAACAGGTTTTCTCGCAGCATTTTGGCTCACAGCAGTTGCAATCACTGCCAGAGTCGCCGAAGCCGAGCATACGGTCGAGCATCTCGAACCCATAGCTCTGGCCGGCCAGGCTCATGCATAGCATGAGCGCACCAAAAACTAGTTTCAGTTTCATCGAGCAACGTCTCCTTTGCGAGTTGGGCCGTAGATTTTGCGCGCATCCCACAGACACTGTTTTGACAAACAGCGCCGGTTGGCCTTCTCATCGCTAACGATCGTACGACCAGGCAGGTGGGGCCGCCCGAGGCGGCGTTGCCAAACGGTTGGGATCGGACGCGGGTAGCCGAGTAAGGTGGGATCGAAATCAACGGTCCACACGGTGTATTGCGCCGGGACCAGCCGAGCCATTCCTTGACCCGAA
It encodes:
- the hemE gene encoding uroporphyrinogen decarboxylase, with the translated sequence MPEPSATFANLRVAAFESRRSAELADLIRQYRGQPIVAPAMREVAIPRNPEAVDFANRVMTGQVDALIFTTGAGVRRLVEQIQRHVDRSRFLSAVSDAMTIARGPKPVAALRELGIEPRHQTPAPHTWREILQVVDRAVPLANQTVGLQEYGQPNASLLAGLEARGATVINLRLYHWELPEDTAALSAALRQIADGQIEVVLFTSSHQIINVLHLAQRTGLADQLRQGLRGAVIASIGPDTTATLRQNDLPVDVQPNQPTMEDLVAAAAAEAAKVLAKKRWLASVVPAEAKSPGLTPDSRQPLPSQLADQMKPAALDPADPVYDSLFLKACRREPVPHTPIWLMRQAGRYMPEYRAVREKVGFLELCKNPALCAEVMVTAVRRLGVDAAIIFSDLLPILEPMGLDLEFSAGEGPVIHNPVREARDVDRVLELESVESLSFVMETVRQTRAGLPRGLPLIGFAGAPFTLASYVIEGGASRNFLNTKTLMYRDSGAWTVLMSRLSRAITRYLNAQIAAGAHAVQLFDSWVGCLSPDDYRRFVLPHVKAVIDGLVPGVPIINFATGNPALIPLQAEAGCDAAKGAIIGVDWRIRLDDAWRAIGYDRAIQGNLDPAVLLADRAEIRRRTQEVLQQAAGRPGHIFNLGHGILPQTPVDNVVALVDAVHELSANR